Genomic segment of Andrena cerasifolii isolate SP2316 chromosome 7, iyAndCera1_principal, whole genome shotgun sequence:
AAGCATAGAATTATGCATTGAAAAGTTAACTGTATGCATTAAGCTAATACACATGATGTATATACCTTAATAATCCAAGTCGTCGTTACAAATAGGACTGATTAACACAAGTGTCATTatttctgtttctctcttctgCACGTAGGAAACAATGATGCGAAGCCAGTATGTTTGTTGAGGGTAGAAAAATTGATAGATAAggaaatttcatttattcattGTGATATAACAAATATCAACGAACTGAGAGATGTATTTAAGAAGGTAAAATTGAGCATTTCATTCGGCATTGATTAAAGTATGCGACTCTAACGAGTGAATTGTTATATTTCAGCACACTTTTTATTGCGTCATTCATTTCGCTGCATTGAAAGCTGTGGGCGAGTCCTGTGAAAAGCCATTAGAATACTATAAAACAAATGTTACTGGAACTCTAAATTTGTTGGAAGTTATGAGAGAGTATAatgtaaagaattttatttattcgagTAGTGCCACTGTTTATGGCACTCCTGAAAAGCTTCCATTAGATGAAAGCATGAAGACTGGTGACTGCACTAATCCTTATGGAAAAACGAAATTCATGGTCGAAGAAATTCTAAAAGATTTATGCGCTTCAGACAATGTACCGTCTTTTATTCTATTTCTTGCTTAAATTACGATTGAGTACTTGCTACAAGGTTGCTGCTTTTAGGCGTGGTCTGTAATATCTCTAAGATACTTTAATCCAGTCGGAGCTCATCCTTCTGGACAGATTGGAGAAGATCCCAATGGAGTACCAAATAATTTAATGCCTTACATTGCTCAAGTAGCTGTTGGAAAGAGGAAAATGCTACATATTTATGGTAATGATTATGATACTCCTGATGGAACAGGTGAGTGGCGTAAGAAACACATTTTTCTGAAACGAGAAACGATTTAGAGATATCACAAAACTTTTTGTACGTTTCGCAGGTGTACGCGATTATATTCATATCATGGACTTGGCGGCGGGTCACGTGAAAGCAATGGTTTACCAAAAAACTTCGAATTCAACTGGATTCAAAGCAATAAATTTGGGCACTGGCAAGGGTTATTCGGTGCTGGAAGTTGTACAAGCCTTTGAAAAGGCATCAGGACGAAGAATTGAATGTAAAATAGTTGAACGTAGACCAGGAGATATATCCACTAGTTACGCAGACGCTAGTTTAGCTAATAAGGAATTAGGTTGGCGAGCCACCAAAGATATAAGTGATATGTGTAAGTTATTTCGCGGACGATTAGCTACCTTTTAATACAATTGATATTTCATAtctaatttacaattttttataggCGACGATGCGTGGAAGTGGCAACAAAGTAATCCAAACGGTTACAAATGTTAATCGCAGCCGCCTAAAAGTTCAgcgattgaaaatttttatacataCTGAAGAATGCCAGTTCTATGTTTTTTACTACTCAAACATAAGCCATGGTGGTGTCTAGTTACCAAAGTTTAGACCAAAGCGCaagataaatatatatttacataatgTTAAGTAAGTTCAACAACCTTAAAGTCCAAAATCGGttcgaaagaagtatactacGTATACATTCCACTATCCATTCCGTTGATTATTTTAACTGTAAACCGAAGACCATtagatttttatacaaaataataatcaATCTTAAATTATTGTGCCACATAACATTGAGCATAGCGCGGCAGCACCAGCTGTATAAAGTGATATACATTAATAACATAACGTCGAACTATCTATAAGTACGGATTACAAATTGCATATTGTATATGCTGTTATAATGTGCAATAATTACTAATTAATGaataaattgtaaagtgatagtTATGAATGAAAGCCATTTTACAAATAATAGTGAATTTTTCATTCAGCATTTCCAACCGACTGATAAACtacctttaatttaattttcggcGCAACGACTAACGCTGCTTTCTATCTGATAGTGAAATCTGAGAAATAAATTGCCTCTTGGGAGTATGCAAAGAATTCTTTTATGTTCGTTTGAAGAACCCTACACCCTACACCCCACCGAGATCCACTGTCGCTCGTTCTACACGGTATTATGCAACAATATCGTTAGTTTATTGCTTTTTACCGTGCATTACAGATCACCGTTTCTCATTGCATTCGAACGTCTTATAATGGGGACTAAACCATTCGGAATCTGAGCAGAAATTCTCCTGAGTTAACAGGAACATCGAAAAACGAGGAGGTAGTTAGCGCGGaccgtgcgagagagagagagagagagagagcgacaaGGATAGATATAGTGGCGTGCCACCAACTTCCATTATACGCGTCTGATACTTCACGCTCGCGAGTAGCAGGAGCGCACGACGCGAGGAGGTAACGATTAGAGCGAAAGGAACTGTTACTTAGAAAAAGACAAAGATACGCCGAACAAGCAGGACGCTTTAATTTTCCGATGTCGCCGCTGGATGGCTATAcatagtgatcggaaaatgtgttccgcgttttctattggtcgacgcaatTGGGTCTAAACCGGAAGTAGGGAgagcaagaaactgtaaaaagaaaGAGACCGAAATActaatagaaagagacagaactactgacagaaagagagagaaatactgatagaaagagatagataaacgtttgggttatgttatttccggttttgctccaaaatctggcgaaaattttcagaatgcacaaaattgggctttgtaacaggagaacatgccgtcgaaagagatggcacaaagtaacgtctccggagagcaaatcaaagagcgagaagtggcgcagatgttttgagacagtgactgttctgaaatttagtgtacctctttccacttcatgttctcctgatatattggccaaaatctggcgaaaattttcagaatgcacaaaattgggctttgtaacaggagaacatgccgtcgaaagagatgacacaaagtaacgtctccggagagcaaatcaaagagcgagaagtggcgcagatgtttcgagacagtgaatgtttaacgaagagacgcagaattttcgaacgcctcttgaaaggcctgcgcctcttatttgcaactttaaggcgatgcctttgaagctgaaatagccactaaacatttgttgtcatatagcatacatttaggttatattttctgtcacttcgaggagccgaccacataataatcacgcgcatccagtctgcgcattttcactagcccaattcaacattcaatacaattttgtatatataatgtttgttgataactgctttctgcagaggacgtgtaataagtgtatttcatgttctgtttcggtgctttgctagtaaaaaaatgtctaacctaacaagtttcattttctggggacattccctcatctattttcccttttcacttagaattaaaatgtacaatgaattttctacgtttacagtaccagccgactttccgtttaaatttttataagtataacgaaacagctgagaatttctttccttattcagaatagaatacagaaatagcaaacagctccctcgcgttcaccgggtaatcgtcgatctatcggtattaccatttctgtgcagaaaaaaatgctgtaataccgacctgccgaatcggccaggtcacgtgacgtgtctacccccttaaatgaaaAGCAAGAAACTGAATAAATCGTTTCTACTTCAGTTCATAAGTGTCACGTCTAATTTGGCACTTACAGCGGTTTGACAAGCAAGCACGGAGAATTGACATTGTACACAATGGTTCATTTTTTCGAGACATAATTTCTATAGATAAATATCCTGGGGCAAGTCGAAACGGTTTCCACTGTTTTTAAGGAACGAGTGCTCCCATAGATATGACGTCGGTTAAAGATTCAATAAAGGATGACGGGCAAACGGAAGCGGCTCAAGGTGTGGAAAGTTCTTTGACAGAGCACAATTCAAGATGTGGGTCACCGAAACGTGGAACTACGCTTTCAACGAGTACAAGTAGCTTCGAAGCATTGGATCCTCATGACCCGAACCTCAGTCGTTTAGCCAATACAATGTTTCAGAAGACTGGAGAATATTTGCAGGAAGAACTTACCGCCACTCATGCTGACTACCGGTTGCTGGAACGCCTAAACAAAGAGACCATTGCAAAGTATACCGAATTGAAAACAATATCATCCAACGTAGCTCAATCGTTGGATTCTTTAAACGAGAAGTACACGAAGCTGCAACCTATCTTGGATAACATCAACGAGATCGACGACAGTGTGACTAAACTGGAGCAGGCTGCATATAAATTAGCGTCGTACTCCAAGCGATTGGAAGCAAAGTTTAAAGATATCGAGAAAGATTCAAAGAACAAATGAATCTGTGATACTGGGTGTAATCTGTTCTAAGCAGAAGTATGCAACTATTGTAACGATAAGAGTATATGCCTTGCACACAGGGTGAGTTAAGATTAACAACAAAGTTTTATGGTAAATGGATTTATTTCATTGTGTACATAGATAGAGATTAAAGttatttatatgtaaaataaagatGTGTAATTGAAACATTATTATTTCTGTTGCTGAATTACGAGATTTAATAAAGCTGTATTTGTAATCACGTGTTAAGTTATTAAGAGCGGACAGAGGTAAGAAATAATAGCACTTGACTTGCATTCTTACAATTAATTATATTAGTGTACAGTCACACGCGCACACATTTCTTATAAAACTCTTGTAAAAGACTGATGTGTTACGTGTTACCTTATAATATATCACATAGTACATTTCAATTTTGTAATTAACCTATTTTCTAAGTGTATTGTATTCTACTTAGTAATCTACATGTTCTCGCTTCCATCTTGAAAAATATATGATATTATtctggaattttttaaagaaataatatacAGGAAGTAATTTATGATGCTAACATAAGTTGAAAATAAATAGCCTTAAATATAATGAAATAGTATAATTACAACAGTGTATTAATATGTTAGATGTCATATCGATTATACATAGTATAAACTATCTTccataattgcaaaacaattcatGAAATTGTTGGATCAGGCataagtgtatatatatatataacattatATCAATTCACTACTCCCTCATACAGATTCTTTTCTTTATACAATAGTTTATTTTGTCACTGAAATATGCGATAAATGTAATCCAgtacaatttatttttcatatgcGCGCAAGTTTTGAGATACTTGTTAGTAAAAGTTGATATAATGTTTGCGTTTAATGTACATTATTGATACAGATTACAGATCGTGAGTTTTGAGATTTAGCCACGCGCTTTACAATGCAGTTAACTTCGACGACTCGTTAAAATCGCAACTATACGGGTCCAAACAGAAAAACACAAAGCGCAATATTTTTTCGGAGATAAGCCGCAGTATATCGATGAATCGCCGAAGTGAAagtaacaagaaaaaaaaatttcgtttgaatTCAAAACTGGATTATTGCTAATTAGTCGGAGAATTTGCTGCGCCTAACAGTCTAAGAAATTTCCAGCCATCAATAGTTCTAGCGCAATTTCGGGCGCGATAGGAAATTCTGGTATTTCTGTGCTGCTATTCGTATAACGTACTTTGTAtgtaaaatacatacaaacCTTTTGTAATACATGAGAGCTGTAACCAAAACGTacgtttatatttatgtatacacAGTGCAAATGCATAAGCATCTTCATTAAGAGAGATGGGGGAGAACTTACGGAATTTCACGGAAGTTAACTTCATTTGCTTCGTTTTCCGCAAACTGTCCGGGACCACTTAACATAGCCTTTATAGTTCCACTAGTTAAAGCATGGTCGCGCTTCACAATAAACTCGTGTCCGTCACTGCTCACCAGTTTTACATACATTGCATTCGGTCCTTCGCAACCTCCGTAAATGGGTCCACTTGCTTGCTAAAAGATTAGCCCATTATTTACACTTTGCTACGTTAGGTACATAGTTACAATATGATATCTGTAGTTCCAACTACCACACAACATAAAATATTGTTAGTAACAAAAGACaggataaataataaaaaaaaagatcatttAGCAGCAAAACTTTAATTTGCAGAAATAGGTACCGCATGCAGGTCAATAGACGAAtcgccttcttcttcttccgctTTATCGAGATTTTCTTCCTCATTGGGCTTGATCCAAAGAAAAATTAGCATTAATTAACAAATAGTTTACCACAATTTTCCTGCTTTCCAATTAGAGGAATCAATGAAATTTCAGTCACAATAGCAGCCCAATCGTAACAGCGTGTATTTCTCTTTTTAAGTACATTTCACATACCCATTTGTCATGCGAAAGTTAGGCATGCGTAATATTTCAAAGCAGAAGCGTACCTCTTTGGATTGCATCTTCACATCGTCTGACATGTTTTTGTTTTATTGGATCTGTGGTGCTTCTAGAAAGAATAAGAAGCAGTTTATGAACGGAGTGTCCTGTATGTTGCCCTCTAAAAATATAATCATATGTACGTTTAAAGGAAAACAAAGGGGCATTAAATGTAAAGTTTCTGTCCACGGTTATAAGCCCTCGAGGCAAGAAAAATCCAACGCCATATTTACGGTAATACGATATCTCAGAGCAATAAACTGTACGCACCTTCGATGAAAGGATATTTCTAGAAAATACAAAACTCTTCTTCGATCACAGCAAAGTTTCCCAAAAAGCGTAATCGAGGTTAATATGGCTACTGCTAACGTCGTTGTCCTGTTCTCGATGAATCGAAACTGATGCCGACCACCGATACGTATTATCGATACCCTATCGATATATCGATTAGCGTTTCTTTGAAATCTTTATAAAGTGTAAGAACCAAAGAGAATGTATATTAAGAGGCGAGACTCTGACGAAGAAACCAGTTTTAGAGAGAGACGAAAtgcacaaccaatttaaatgacCATTCGGTAGTCGGAAAGAGGAGGGATTAATAAGAGGCGATAGTAatacaaccaatttaaaggAACAAGCCAACGAAGAACTTCAAAGATACCGCTCGGAGTGTCGCCCGTTAGTATACCTTCTCTTTGGTAAGAACGATAAAGTTTCGGAGTGTTACGTATTTTAGCGGGGATTTTTGGATGCGAACGCGGGTTGGTGCCCGTGGAGTGCTGACTGTTCTGCTCGTCGGAGTGCgggtgttttaaattaaaataaaatacaggtAAACTATTTGCACGTTAAACTTTGGAGTTTATTTCCGATATCGGTTCGTACTGTTCAGAAAGGCAGTTAGTGATGGAGTGCCAGTAGCGTTACAGAAACAGCCCCGAGCTCGTCGACTAAGTCGACGACAAGATCCTCCTCGTATTACGTACAAATGTGTGACACGTGTGAGTTTAAGCCTAAACACCTCTGAGTTGCATGCTCACAAGGGCAATTCTCGTAAGTACATCGCTATGTAACCAAACTTTACCAATGCCGGTAAACTGGGATCAACTGGAATATGCATAGATTTGCAGACTTTAGACGTGAAACATCATCATTCCAGTGAATGACTAAAAAGTATTAATACGATGGAAACAATAGATACTGGGTGAATATGAAAGATAATACATAAAAGCAGAAGAATGGTTTATTAATATATTCATTCTCAACTATTACAGCCATTCACCAATGTTAGGCGAGGTGCGAGAGACTTTGGAGTTAGCTATTATCAAAGAATCTGATTTAAGGAACATGACTCAACTTTTATATTCTGTACCAGAATGTATCGAGAACAAGCATACAAAGTTATTAGAACTTGATGAACAATTGCTCGCAACAATTAATAAAGGAGATAGGTACATATCTGCTTAGACTTGGTAATGGTCTCGCaataaattgttattacctataGTGTTTCAGTTTAATGTTTCAGGGTAATGAGCATGATTCTGTGGTGTTGTGCACAAAAAACAGAACATACGATGTTAAAGAAGCAGGAACATCAAATTCCTGTTTATTAGTTccaaatttgaatttaattggGCAGACAAGTACAGATGCAGATGATAGAGTAATAAAAGCTCGTAATATCTTGGGAGTTTTTCATACGTACTATGAGGTATAGGAATCATATAAGTATCATGTATTTGTTTTGTAAGTCTCACAAATTTGTGAAACTGTTCAGGTAAAAGAGTGTATACCTAAGTTGGAAAAATTACTTGACGTGTTGGAACCCACATCTTTCAAAGGCCAAGAATACGAATCGATGATAGCTCGGGAACATTTGTATAATTGGCGTAGATTGCGAAGTGAAATACAAGCCAGCGAAGATGAACTGAACCAAGCATTAAAGAATTATTCGATAGTTAATATTGATGGTATTACTATGCTTGTTGAATTTGTTACGTGTTGTCTGTTTGGTAGtagttattattaattgtttAACTTTTGATCCGAAGGTTATTTCCGTCTCATAtcatttgaatctgaaattcaaaGTTTAACGTTAATGTTGGATCTGTTTGACGAAAACTGTTGGGAACTggacgaggtaaataaagaagATACTCTCGAATCCATAAAAGAATTTCTTCCAACAGCAGTTTTTGACATTTTATTCGCGAAATACACAGAAGTGAGTGATAAATCTAAGGAAAATGGATCACCTTTGTACAGGTATCTTAGTTTCTCCTGAATATGCAAtgaactttttttaagtttgcatTATTGCAACAAAGCATAATATTGCAGATACCACGAAGAGAAATGCTGTAAAAGTTTGGCAAAAGTTCTTCTTGCTGCTTCACCTGTGACTGAACATAAACAATTTATGGAATCATGGAATATCGGTACTCCAGAAAGTAAGATAAGATTCTCTCGCGGCAGacctataaacaaaatttatacgCAACGATGTTTCTATTTATAATATAGAAATGATACCAAAAGAAGAATATTTAAGTGGTATAGCTCTCATTACATGGAACGGTTCAACATTGAAAAAGGAAGTAGTATCTTTTCCAGAAGCAAATTTGCCAAAAAATATTGATGAGAGATTTAATGAACTCTTCAAAGCAAAAAATAAGTGGGCAGTACAAGAAATAACTCCTTACGTATTGTAAGTAAAAAAACATTTGTCTTCTCTAAAGTGTATATAGATACATACCTTTCTTTCTGGTTGTATAACTTTTTTCGCCTTTTCAGAAATTTAGCAACAAAGAATATGAACGTAAATGCCCTCCTAACTAAATACGCCAGATCCTCGGTGATTAATGGCATT
This window contains:
- the Eloc gene encoding transcription elongation factor elongin C isoform X2, with the translated sequence MSDDVKMQSKEQASGPIYGGCEGPNAMYVKLVSSDGHEFIVKRDHALTSGTIKAMLSGPGQFAENEANEVNFREIPSHVLQKVCMYFTYKVRYTNSSTEIPEFPIAPEIALELLMAGNFLDC
- the Eloc gene encoding transcription elongation factor elongin C isoform X1, with product MSDDVKMQSKEPNEEENLDKAEEEEGDSSIDLHAQASGPIYGGCEGPNAMYVKLVSSDGHEFIVKRDHALTSGTIKAMLSGPGQFAENEANEVNFREIPSHVLQKVCMYFTYKVRYTNSSTEIPEFPIAPEIALELLMAGNFLDC
- the Blos2 gene encoding biogenesis of lysosome-related organelles complex 1 subunit 2, which gives rise to MTSVKDSIKDDGQTEAAQGVESSLTEHNSRCGSPKRGTTLSTSTSSFEALDPHDPNLSRLANTMFQKTGEYLQEELTATHADYRLLERLNKETIAKYTELKTISSNVAQSLDSLNEKYTKLQPILDNINEIDDSVTKLEQAAYKLASYSKRLEAKFKDIEKDSKNK
- the LOC143371081 gene encoding sister chromatid cohesion protein DCC1 isoform X2, which encodes METIDTGHSPMLGEVRETLELAIIKESDLRNMTQLLYSVPECIENKHTKLLELDEQLLATINKGDSLMFQGNEHDSVVLCTKNRTYDVKEAGTSNSCLLVPNLNLIGQTSTDADDRVIKARNILGVFHTYVQVKECIPKLEKLLDVLEPTSFKGQEYESMIAREHLYNWRRLRSEIQASEDELNQALKNYSIVNIDGYFRLISFESEIQSLTLMLDLFDENCWELDEVNKEDTLESIKEFLPTAVFDILFAKYTEVSDKSKENGSPLYRYHEEKCCKSLAKVLLAASPVTEHKQFMESWNIGTPEKMIPKEEYLSGIALITWNGSTLKKEVVSFPEANLPKNIDERFNELFKAKNKWAVQEITPYVLNLATKNMNVNALLTKYARSSVINGIKYYSSKHGK
- the Gale gene encoding UDP-galactose 4'-epimerase isoform X2, yielding MASKPWNVLVTGGAGYIGSHTVLELVQAGFMVVVIDSLSNAYKGNNDAKPVCLLRVEKLIDKEISFIHCDITNINELRDVFKKHTFYCVIHFAALKAVGESCEKPLEYYKTNVTGTLNLLEVMREYNVKNFIYSSSATVYGTPEKLPLDESMKTGDCTNPYGKTKFMVEEILKDLCASDNAWSVISLRYFNPVGAHPSGQIGEDPNGVPNNLMPYIAQVAVGKRKMLHIYGNDYDTPDGTGVRDYIHIMDLAAGHVKAMVYQKTSNSTGFKAINLGTGKGYSVLEVVQAFEKASGRRIECKIVERRPGDISTSYADASLANKELGWRATKDISDMCDDAWKWQQSNPNGYKC
- the LOC143371081 gene encoding sister chromatid cohesion protein DCC1 isoform X1; translation: METIDTGHSPMLGEVRETLELAIIKESDLRNMTQLLYSVPECIENKHTKLLELDEQLLATINKGDSLMFQGNEHDSVVLCTKNRTYDVKEAGTSNSCLLVPNLNLIGQTSTDADDRVIKARNILGVFHTYYEVKECIPKLEKLLDVLEPTSFKGQEYESMIAREHLYNWRRLRSEIQASEDELNQALKNYSIVNIDGYFRLISFESEIQSLTLMLDLFDENCWELDEVNKEDTLESIKEFLPTAVFDILFAKYTEVSDKSKENGSPLYRYHEEKCCKSLAKVLLAASPVTEHKQFMESWNIGTPEKMIPKEEYLSGIALITWNGSTLKKEVVSFPEANLPKNIDERFNELFKAKNKWAVQEITPYVLNLATKNMNVNALLTKYARSSVINGIKYYSSKHGK
- the Gale gene encoding UDP-galactose 4'-epimerase isoform X1, which codes for MPTCHIQHAKTMASKPWNVLVTGGAGYIGSHTVLELVQAGFMVVVIDSLSNAYKGNNDAKPVCLLRVEKLIDKEISFIHCDITNINELRDVFKKHTFYCVIHFAALKAVGESCEKPLEYYKTNVTGTLNLLEVMREYNVKNFIYSSSATVYGTPEKLPLDESMKTGDCTNPYGKTKFMVEEILKDLCASDNAWSVISLRYFNPVGAHPSGQIGEDPNGVPNNLMPYIAQVAVGKRKMLHIYGNDYDTPDGTGVRDYIHIMDLAAGHVKAMVYQKTSNSTGFKAINLGTGKGYSVLEVVQAFEKASGRRIECKIVERRPGDISTSYADASLANKELGWRATKDISDMCDDAWKWQQSNPNGYKC